In Enterobacteriaceae bacterium Kacie_13, the following proteins share a genomic window:
- a CDS encoding TonB-dependent siderophore receptor: MNNKLSHYSLATLLGLGLGATTFSTSVSAATAPAPSAENTSETADSSETKDARGDTIMVTAAQQNLQAPGVSTITAEEIKKRPPARDINELIRTMPGVNLTGNSTSGQRGNNRQIDIRGMGPENTLTLIDGLPVTSRNSVRQGWRGERDTRGDTAWVPPEMIERIEVIRGPAAARYGNGAAGGVVNIITKRDTKELHGSWNTYMNVPQHDDEGSTKRTDFSLSGPLGDQFSFRLFGGYSKTQADAQDINQGHQSLRTGTYADTLPAGREGVIDKNINGLLRWDFARMQSLEFEASGGRQGNLYAGDTQNTNTSDLVKSMYGEETNRIYRQSYAVTYRGGWDNGVTTTNYVQYEKTKNSRMNEGLAGGTEGIFANDGFSTTNLTDVLLHSELSVPFDFMIPQTATLGTEWNQQKMKDPSSNTQAMLGGNIDGVDSANRSPYSSAEIFSLFAENNMELTDSTMLTPGLRFDHHSIVGNNWSPSLNLSQELGDDFTLKMGIARAYKAPSLYQTNPNYVLYSKGQGCAASAGGCYLLGNDDLKAETSINKEIGLEFHRNGYQAGVTYFRNDYRDKIEAGYLPSGTSTNGKTDVYRWENVPKAVVQGLEGTLNIPVTETVTWNNNGTYMIESKNKETGDYLSIIPEFTINSTLSWQTTEDLSLQSTMTWYGRQKPKKYNYKGEAISGSEKQEVSPYAVFGLSGTYTVNKYVSVTTGIDNLFDKRQFRQGNAQTVGNATTNAYMYGAGAATYNEPGRTYYMSLNTHF; the protein is encoded by the coding sequence ATGAACAACAAATTGTCACATTACTCTTTAGCGACACTTTTAGGATTAGGCCTTGGCGCCACCACTTTTTCGACCTCTGTCAGCGCCGCAACGGCGCCTGCCCCCTCTGCTGAAAATACATCGGAAACGGCTGACAGCAGTGAAACCAAAGATGCCCGTGGCGACACCATTATGGTCACCGCCGCGCAGCAGAATTTGCAGGCACCGGGCGTCTCGACCATTACGGCAGAAGAGATAAAAAAACGCCCTCCGGCGCGCGATATCAATGAACTTATTCGCACCATGCCCGGCGTCAACCTGACCGGTAACTCCACCAGCGGCCAGCGCGGCAACAACCGTCAGATTGATATTCGCGGGATGGGTCCGGAAAATACCCTGACGCTGATTGACGGTTTGCCAGTGACCAGCAGAAACTCAGTCAGACAAGGCTGGCGCGGCGAGCGTGACACCCGTGGCGACACCGCCTGGGTTCCGCCGGAAATGATCGAACGTATCGAAGTGATCCGTGGCCCGGCGGCGGCCCGTTACGGCAACGGCGCGGCAGGTGGCGTGGTGAATATCATCACCAAACGCGATACCAAAGAGCTGCACGGTTCATGGAATACCTACATGAATGTGCCGCAGCACGATGACGAGGGATCGACCAAACGTACCGACTTCAGCCTTTCCGGCCCGCTTGGCGATCAGTTCAGCTTCCGCCTGTTTGGTGGCTACAGTAAAACGCAGGCTGATGCTCAGGACATCAACCAGGGGCATCAGTCTCTGCGCACCGGCACCTACGCCGATACCCTGCCAGCGGGGCGTGAAGGGGTCATCGATAAAAATATCAATGGCCTGCTACGCTGGGATTTCGCGCGTATGCAGTCACTGGAATTTGAAGCGTCAGGTGGTCGTCAGGGCAACCTTTATGCCGGTGATACGCAAAATACCAACACCAGCGATCTGGTGAAAAGCATGTACGGCGAAGAGACTAACCGGATTTATCGTCAGTCCTATGCCGTCACTTATCGCGGCGGCTGGGACAACGGGGTCACTACCACTAATTATGTTCAGTACGAAAAGACTAAAAACTCACGCATGAACGAGGGTCTGGCTGGCGGCACCGAAGGTATTTTTGCCAATGACGGATTCAGCACCACCAATCTGACTGATGTGCTGCTGCACAGTGAACTCAGCGTGCCCTTCGATTTCATGATCCCGCAGACCGCGACGCTCGGTACGGAGTGGAATCAGCAAAAAATGAAGGACCCTTCCTCTAATACCCAGGCGATGCTCGGTGGAAACATTGATGGCGTAGACAGTGCCAACCGAAGCCCGTACTCCTCGGCAGAGATTTTCTCTTTATTTGCCGAGAACAATATGGAGCTGACGGACAGCACCATGCTGACGCCGGGCCTGCGCTTTGATCATCACTCGATTGTCGGCAACAACTGGAGCCCGTCCCTTAATCTTTCTCAGGAACTGGGTGACGACTTCACGCTGAAAATGGGGATCGCCCGCGCCTATAAAGCACCAAGTCTCTACCAGACCAACCCGAACTATGTGCTGTACAGCAAAGGTCAGGGCTGCGCCGCCAGCGCCGGAGGCTGCTACCTGCTGGGTAATGACGATCTGAAAGCTGAAACCAGCATCAATAAAGAGATCGGGCTGGAATTCCATCGCAACGGTTATCAGGCGGGTGTGACCTACTTCCGCAATGATTATCGCGACAAAATCGAAGCAGGATATTTACCGAGCGGCACCTCAACGAATGGTAAAACCGATGTATATCGCTGGGAAAATGTGCCAAAAGCGGTGGTTCAGGGGCTGGAAGGAACGCTGAACATTCCGGTGACAGAGACCGTCACGTGGAATAACAACGGCACTTACATGATTGAGAGCAAAAACAAAGAGACCGGCGATTATCTGTCGATCATTCCTGAGTTTACGATTAACTCAACGCTGAGCTGGCAGACCACGGAAGACCTCTCGCTGCAATCCACCATGACCTGGTACGGTCGTCAGAAGCCGAAGAAATACAACTACAAAGGGGAAGCGATCAGCGGAAGCGAAAAACAGGAAGTCAGCCCTTACGCGGTGTTTGGCCTGAGCGGGACTTATACGGTGAACAAATATGTCAGCGTCACCACCGGGATAGACAACCTGTTCGATAAACGTCAGTTCCGTCAGGGGA
- the fes gene encoding enterochelin esterase: MFKMEPESESGTLLASQHAGSDRWWLDIARRGTPWIESTGRGNWKVTFFWRDPQGSEFSSAYQRVWINITGKTDHHQSNPPRSLQRLSGTDVWFWQTEMEAGWRGSYSFMPSTESRSFSPQADDARANMMALRHWWRDCFRTSTSDLLNAHRSWSGGRGHRVSGLHMPDAPPQPAWRDFDNFATGCGLCTPAPPTVLQKHQWHSPRLGNSRTVWVYTTGENDPASRPLAIVLDGQFWSQQMPVWEPLHQLTEQGALPEAVYLLIEVIDNEHRSRELTCNADFWLAVQEELLPQLRAWAPFRDSPETTVIAGQSFGGLSSLYACLHWPQTFGCALSQSGSFWWPQRGQSGDESGWLLRQIEEGVGKGAPLKIYLEAGVHEPLIHRMNQQLVTLLHTSSYQVHYRAVAGGHDALCWRGGLMDGLAMLWSPHFVATQPACEPQGESFGKL; encoded by the coding sequence ATGTTTAAAATGGAACCAGAGTCTGAAAGTGGCACACTTTTGGCCAGTCAGCATGCGGGAAGTGACCGCTGGTGGCTGGACATTGCCCGACGCGGAACGCCCTGGATTGAATCCACCGGACGGGGGAACTGGAAGGTCACCTTCTTCTGGCGTGACCCGCAGGGCAGTGAGTTTTCCTCGGCGTATCAGCGCGTGTGGATCAATATTACCGGCAAAACGGATCATCATCAGTCCAACCCTCCACGCAGTTTGCAACGTCTGAGTGGCACCGATGTCTGGTTCTGGCAAACAGAAATGGAAGCGGGCTGGCGCGGAAGCTACAGCTTCATGCCTTCCACTGAAAGCCGGTCTTTTTCCCCGCAGGCTGACGATGCCCGCGCCAATATGATGGCACTGCGCCACTGGTGGCGTGACTGCTTCAGGACTTCCACTTCTGACCTTCTCAATGCCCATCGCAGCTGGTCCGGCGGCCGGGGACACCGCGTGTCCGGCTTGCATATGCCGGATGCACCGCCGCAACCTGCCTGGCGCGATTTCGATAACTTCGCCACCGGCTGTGGCCTGTGCACGCCTGCGCCGCCCACCGTCTTACAAAAACACCAGTGGCACAGCCCGCGCCTTGGCAACAGCCGCACCGTCTGGGTTTACACCACCGGTGAAAACGATCCGGCGTCGCGTCCGCTGGCTATCGTGCTCGACGGCCAGTTTTGGTCCCAGCAGATGCCGGTCTGGGAACCGCTGCATCAGCTGACGGAGCAGGGCGCGCTGCCGGAAGCCGTTTATCTGCTGATTGAAGTGATCGACAACGAACATCGCAGCCGCGAGCTGACCTGCAATGCCGATTTCTGGCTGGCAGTGCAGGAAGAGCTTCTGCCGCAGTTGCGCGCGTGGGCGCCTTTTCGTGATTCGCCGGAAACCACCGTCATCGCAGGTCAAAGTTTTGGCGGCCTTTCTTCCCTTTACGCCTGCCTGCACTGGCCGCAGACGTTTGGCTGTGCGCTGAGTCAGTCCGGCTCATTCTGGTGGCCGCAGCGGGGTCAGTCCGGCGACGAGTCGGGCTGGCTTTTACGTCAGATAGAAGAGGGCGTCGGCAAGGGAGCCCCGCTGAAAATTTACCTGGAAGCGGGCGTTCACGAGCCGTTGATCCACCGGATGAATCAGCAACTGGTGACGTTGCTCCACACTTCTTCGTATCAGGTGCATTACCGCGCCGTGGCGGGCGGGCATGACGCGCTGTGCTGGCGCGGTGGACTGATGGACGGCCTGGCAATGTTGTGGTCGCCACATTTTGTTGCGACTCAACCCGCGTGTGAACCGCAAGGAGAAAGCTTTGGAAAATTGTAA
- a CDS encoding MbtH family NRPS accessory protein, with translation MENCNPFDDDKAVCCVLINDEKQYSLWPEALAVPEGWRMVFGPSVRTHCAEWLEKHWRDMRPHSLRLHDAAVAKQEDAGV, from the coding sequence TTGGAAAATTGTAATCCGTTTGATGACGACAAGGCGGTCTGCTGCGTGCTGATCAATGATGAAAAGCAGTACAGCCTGTGGCCGGAAGCACTCGCCGTGCCTGAAGGCTGGCGCATGGTGTTCGGCCCCTCAGTCAGAACGCACTGTGCTGAATGGCTGGAAAAGCACTGGCGCGATATGCGTCCGCACTCGCTGCGTCTGCATGATGCGGCCGTTGCAAAACAGGAGGATGCCGGTGTCTGA
- a CDS encoding amino acid adenylation domain-containing protein, producing the protein MPLVAAQPGIWMADQLSPHGNAYTVAHYIEIDGALDVDAMLQAIVQGLNEADTLTMRFEERDGIALQTPCAQSPAFAPECIDLRQSADPEQAALNLMRQDLAQERRILSGKMLHRHVLMRICDARWFWYQRYHHIQVDGFSFTAIARRIAQLYTAISQGRTPVISPFTPFRDVIEEYAHYQQSPAFTRDAAFWREKAKTLPAPATVCPQPLAGQVPSVRLHRLSCTCEAGPIAALVALETAQQLTASDIAIALLALWVSRLSGQTAFCGGFIFMRRIGSAALCATGPVINVLPVAMHVNPDATLTELAVSLRHELKTVRRHQRYDAEQISRDLGLAGDVQPLYGTVFNFKMFDYHLDFNGVAGITHDLVSGPVRDLEISLHIGEDGALTVDLLANAERYDRDELHAHLQRLPALLRQFAQDATLKVGAADLLSEADHKLLERVNATGRDVVKSTLSQQLAQQAERTPHAPALADQHHQFSYTQTRQQVAALAQQLIQQGVKRGDIVAVALPRSVFLSLALMAIVEVGAAYLPLDTGYPDERLRMMLEDASPRLVVTHPDQLARFSSQGQVLLVERPLELSTPVFAVNAPTPEHAAYLIFTSGSTGRPKGVVVGHQAIVNRLLWMQDHYPIGNQDVVLQKTPCSFDVSVWEFFWPLMVGARLVMAPPDAHRDPQQLLSLIEQHQVTTLHFVPSMLAAFVSALDTPQAIAQCASLRQVFCSGEALPAELCRLWQHKTGVPLHNLYGPTEAAVDVSWHPAWGDALAAVKGANVPIGLPVWNTGMRILDARLQPVPPGVAGDLYLTGDQLAHGYLGRPDLTASRFVADPFGQGGRMYRTGDVARWLPDGAVEYLGRSDDQLKIRGQRIELSEIDHALLSLPGVQQAVTKAMTLGAVQSDATGGDARQLVGYLVAQSGVTLDGESLRAVLAERLPAHMVPVVLITLKALPLSANGKLDRKALPQPQSAATVQGREPLPGLESDIAALFGRLLQCEQVFADDDFFALGGHSLLAMRLAADLRRELGKPVSVGQVMVASSVEKLAHLLAENHSQEEADRSGFDALLPLRTGQGPTLFCLHPASGFAWQFSVLPRYLDEHWSVMGIQSPHPEGPLAVCQNMEQVCDAHLQTVLSVQPHGPYHFIGYSLGGTLAQGLAARLQARGEEVAFLGLLDTYPPETQSWDTKPDDDVLQEIQRERLQFRAASEETLNSEQTAARQTMFDHIEANYADSVRLLSATKTARFNGQATLFVASQTLPQGMDVQKTWADYVDELQVHTLDCAHVDIVSPSSFKTLGPMLNRILRTLTV; encoded by the coding sequence ATGCCGCTGGTAGCGGCGCAACCCGGCATCTGGATGGCGGATCAGCTTTCGCCGCACGGTAACGCTTACACTGTCGCGCATTATATTGAAATTGATGGCGCGCTTGACGTTGATGCGATGTTGCAGGCCATTGTTCAGGGGCTGAACGAAGCCGATACCCTCACGATGCGCTTTGAAGAGCGTGACGGCATTGCGTTGCAAACACCGTGCGCGCAGTCACCGGCTTTTGCCCCGGAGTGCATCGACCTGCGTCAGTCCGCGGATCCTGAACAGGCCGCGCTGAACTTAATGCGTCAGGATCTGGCGCAAGAAAGGCGCATTCTCAGCGGTAAAATGCTGCACCGGCATGTGCTTATGCGGATCTGTGACGCACGCTGGTTCTGGTATCAGCGTTATCACCATATTCAGGTCGATGGTTTCAGCTTTACTGCCATCGCCCGTCGTATTGCCCAACTTTACACCGCGATATCACAGGGGCGAACACCGGTCATTTCGCCGTTTACACCCTTTCGCGACGTGATTGAGGAGTATGCGCATTATCAGCAAAGTCCGGCGTTTACACGTGACGCCGCATTCTGGCGCGAAAAAGCCAAAACGTTGCCCGCACCGGCAACCGTCTGCCCGCAGCCTCTCGCCGGGCAGGTGCCTTCCGTGCGTCTGCACCGGCTGTCATGTACCTGCGAGGCCGGGCCGATCGCCGCGCTGGTCGCGCTGGAGACGGCACAGCAACTGACGGCCAGCGATATCGCCATCGCCCTGCTGGCACTTTGGGTATCGCGTCTCAGTGGCCAGACGGCTTTTTGCGGCGGTTTTATCTTTATGCGCCGTATAGGCTCAGCGGCATTGTGCGCAACCGGCCCGGTCATCAACGTTTTGCCGGTGGCTATGCACGTCAATCCCGATGCCACCCTGACGGAACTTGCCGTCAGCCTGCGCCATGAGCTGAAAACTGTCCGCCGCCATCAGCGCTACGACGCCGAGCAAATCTCGCGGGATCTCGGTCTGGCCGGCGATGTGCAGCCGCTTTACGGCACCGTATTCAACTTCAAAATGTTCGATTATCACCTTGATTTTAACGGTGTCGCGGGTATTACGCATGACCTGGTTTCCGGGCCGGTGCGTGATCTGGAGATTTCACTGCATATCGGGGAAGACGGGGCGCTGACGGTTGATCTCCTGGCCAACGCCGAACGCTATGACCGGGACGAATTACATGCTCATTTGCAGCGTCTGCCCGCGTTGCTGAGACAGTTTGCACAGGACGCCACGCTGAAGGTCGGCGCAGCGGATTTGCTCAGTGAAGCGGACCACAAGTTGCTCGAAAGGGTCAACGCCACCGGACGCGACGTCGTAAAAAGTACCCTGAGCCAGCAACTGGCGCAGCAGGCAGAACGAACGCCTCACGCGCCTGCGCTGGCGGATCAGCACCATCAGTTCAGCTATACGCAAACCCGCCAGCAGGTTGCGGCGCTGGCGCAGCAGCTGATTCAGCAGGGCGTAAAGCGCGGTGATATTGTCGCCGTCGCGCTGCCGCGCTCGGTATTTCTGTCACTGGCGCTGATGGCGATTGTCGAGGTCGGCGCAGCCTACCTGCCGCTCGATACCGGGTATCCCGATGAGCGTCTGCGGATGATGCTGGAGGATGCCAGTCCGCGTCTCGTTGTGACACACCCTGACCAGCTCGCCCGCTTCAGCAGTCAGGGGCAGGTGTTGCTGGTGGAGAGGCCGCTTGAGCTCTCGACGCCGGTCTTCGCAGTAAACGCCCCGACGCCTGAACACGCGGCTTATCTGATCTTCACCTCCGGCTCGACCGGCCGCCCGAAAGGCGTGGTGGTCGGGCATCAGGCCATCGTCAACCGGCTGCTGTGGATGCAGGATCACTATCCGATCGGCAATCAGGATGTCGTGTTGCAAAAAACGCCCTGCAGTTTTGATGTCTCGGTTTGGGAATTCTTCTGGCCGCTGATGGTGGGCGCGCGTTTAGTCATGGCACCGCCGGACGCGCACCGGGATCCGCAACAATTACTGAGCCTGATTGAACAGCATCAGGTGACCACGCTGCACTTTGTGCCATCCATGCTGGCAGCGTTTGTCAGCGCGCTGGACACGCCGCAGGCCATCGCACAATGCGCTTCTCTCAGGCAGGTATTTTGCAGTGGTGAAGCGCTGCCCGCTGAACTTTGCCGCCTGTGGCAGCACAAAACCGGCGTGCCGTTGCACAATCTCTACGGGCCGACGGAAGCGGCGGTAGACGTCAGCTGGCATCCGGCATGGGGCGATGCGCTGGCGGCGGTAAAAGGCGCGAATGTACCGATCGGCCTGCCGGTATGGAACACCGGAATGCGCATTCTGGATGCCCGCCTTCAGCCGGTACCGCCGGGCGTGGCGGGCGATCTTTATCTGACCGGCGACCAGCTGGCGCACGGTTATCTTGGCAGGCCGGATCTGACCGCCAGCCGTTTTGTGGCGGATCCGTTCGGGCAGGGCGGGCGCATGTACCGCACCGGTGATGTGGCGCGCTGGCTGCCTGACGGCGCAGTGGAATATCTCGGACGCAGCGACGACCAGCTGAAAATACGCGGTCAGCGCATCGAACTCAGCGAAATTGATCATGCGCTGCTTTCCCTGCCCGGTGTACAGCAGGCGGTGACGAAAGCTATGACGTTGGGTGCAGTCCAGAGCGATGCCACCGGCGGCGACGCACGCCAGCTGGTTGGCTATTTGGTTGCGCAATCAGGAGTCACGCTGGATGGCGAAAGTTTGCGTGCCGTGCTGGCGGAACGCCTTCCGGCGCATATGGTGCCGGTGGTACTGATTACGCTTAAGGCATTGCCGCTCAGCGCCAACGGTAAGCTCGACAGAAAAGCCTTACCGCAACCGCAAAGCGCGGCGACGGTGCAGGGGCGCGAACCGCTGCCGGGGCTGGAAAGTGACATCGCTGCGCTGTTCGGGCGTTTGTTGCAATGCGAACAGGTCTTTGCCGACGACGACTTTTTCGCCCTCGGCGGGCATTCGTTGCTGGCGATGCGGCTTGCTGCCGACCTGCGCCGCGAACTGGGTAAACCAGTATCAGTCGGGCAGGTGATGGTGGCGTCGAGCGTAGAAAAACTGGCGCATCTTCTGGCCGAAAACCACTCGCAGGAAGAAGCGGATCGCAGCGGTTTTGATGCCCTGTTACCGCTGCGCACTGGTCAGGGGCCGACGCTGTTCTGCCTGCACCCGGCCTCAGGCTTTGCATGGCAATTTAGCGTGCTGCCTCGCTATCTCGACGAACACTGGTCGGTGATGGGTATCCAGTCGCCACATCCTGAGGGGCCGCTGGCGGTGTGTCAGAACATGGAGCAGGTATGTGATGCGCATCTGCAAACCGTACTCTCGGTGCAACCGCACGGCCCTTATCATTTTATCGGCTATTCCCTCGGCGGCACGCTGGCGCAGGGCCTTGCGGCGCGCCTGCAGGCAAGGGGGGAAGAGGTCGCATTTCTCGGGCTGCTGGATACTTATCCGCCGGAAACGCAAAGCTGGGATACGAAGCCTGACGACGACGTCTTGCAGGAAATTCAGCGCGAACGGCTTCAGTTCCGCGCTGCGTCTGAAGAGACACTGAATAGTGAACAGACCGCAGCCCGTCAGACTATGTTTGACCATATCGAAGCCAACTATGCGGACTCGGTGCGGCTGCTGTCTGCCACTAAAACCGCACGTTTTAACGGTCAGGCCACGCTGTTTGTCGCCAGTCAGACGTTGCCGCAGGGGATGGATGTGCAGAAAACGTGGGCGGATTATGTCGATGAACTTCAGGTACACACGCTCGATTGCGCGCACGTTGACATCGTCTCTCCGTCGTCTTTCAAAACGCTGGGACCTATGCTCAACCGGATTTTGAGAACCTTAACCGTATAG
- a CDS encoding ATP-binding cassette domain-containing protein: protein MNTDRRNAPLQGENLTLSYDKKVVIRDLNIVIPHGELTVIIGPNACGKSTLLRTLSRLTAPQTGSVLLNGRQISDYATKEVARELGLLPQSSVAPGDILVEDLVGRGRYPHQRLFSRWSDADRLAVSEAMQATGISELADRPVDSLSGGQRQRVWIAMVLAQQTPLLLLDEPTTWLDITHQIDLLELMQDLNRKLNRTLVVVLHDLNHACRYATHLIAMRDGKIVAEGAPSEIVTPALIEEVFGLRCMIIDDPVSHTPLVVPLGRASSPAA, encoded by the coding sequence ATGAACACAGACCGCCGGAATGCCCCGTTACAGGGTGAAAACCTGACCCTGAGCTACGACAAGAAAGTGGTGATCAGGGACCTGAATATCGTTATTCCACACGGCGAACTGACGGTGATTATTGGCCCGAACGCCTGCGGGAAATCTACGCTGCTGCGCACGCTCAGCCGCCTGACGGCGCCACAAACTGGCAGCGTGTTGCTGAACGGACGGCAGATAAGCGACTACGCCACTAAAGAAGTCGCCAGGGAGCTCGGTCTGCTTCCGCAAAGTTCGGTCGCACCCGGTGATATTCTGGTCGAGGACTTGGTAGGCCGTGGTCGTTATCCGCATCAGCGCCTGTTCAGCCGCTGGAGTGACGCCGACCGGCTGGCGGTGAGCGAGGCGATGCAGGCGACCGGCATCAGTGAACTGGCCGATCGCCCGGTGGATAGTCTTTCCGGCGGGCAACGTCAGCGTGTGTGGATCGCAATGGTGCTGGCGCAACAAACGCCGTTACTACTGCTCGATGAACCGACCACCTGGCTGGATATCACGCATCAGATTGATTTGCTGGAATTGATGCAGGATCTCAACCGCAAACTTAACCGCACACTGGTAGTCGTTCTGCACGATCTTAATCATGCCTGCCGTTATGCGACGCATCTGATTGCCATGCGCGACGGCAAAATTGTCGCCGAAGGTGCGCCGTCTGAGATTGTAACCCCGGCGCTCATAGAAGAGGTCTTTGGCCTGCGCTGCATGATAATCGACGATCCGGTTTCACATACGCCGCTGGTGGTGCCGCTGGGAAGAGCGTCTTCGCCAGCGGCCTGA
- the fepG gene encoding iron-enterobactin ABC transporter permease, translating into MTTIPAVMTRSRNLVLFSRQMQTVIFLIFLCAALAVYGLGSGTLSLTPLQVIDALRGEGPHNLTVIVTQWRLPRVAMALILGAALAASGAIFQSLMRNPLGSPDVIGFNTGAYSGVLVAIVLFNSAIVGITFGAMAGGLLTALVVYLLAWRNGVETFRLIIVGIAVRALLVAGNTWLVISASLESALTAGLWSAGSLNGITWAKSLPVLGLIILAWMLAALLSRRMHLLEMGDDMARALGVPIERTRLWLMLAGVGLTAAATAVAGPISFIALVSPQIARRLCPNQSQPLLIAGLTGALLLLAADVATQRLFLPYQLPVGVLTVSLGGIYLIGLLIRESRKK; encoded by the coding sequence ATGACAACAATTCCTGCCGTAATGACACGTTCGAGAAATTTAGTGTTATTTTCGCGACAAATGCAGACTGTCATTTTTTTAATCTTCCTGTGCGCCGCACTGGCCGTTTACGGTCTGGGCAGCGGTACGCTGTCGCTCACGCCTTTACAGGTGATCGACGCCCTGCGCGGAGAAGGGCCGCATAACCTGACGGTGATCGTCACGCAGTGGCGGCTGCCGCGCGTGGCGATGGCGCTGATTTTAGGCGCAGCGCTGGCGGCCAGCGGGGCCATATTCCAGTCGCTGATGCGCAATCCGCTCGGCAGCCCTGACGTGATTGGCTTCAATACCGGTGCCTACAGCGGCGTACTGGTCGCGATTGTGCTGTTTAACAGCGCGATCGTCGGCATTACGTTTGGAGCGATGGCGGGCGGGTTGCTTACCGCGCTGGTGGTCTATCTGCTGGCGTGGCGCAACGGCGTTGAAACCTTTCGTCTGATCATTGTCGGTATTGCCGTGCGCGCACTGCTGGTCGCGGGCAATACCTGGCTGGTGATTTCGGCCTCTCTGGAATCGGCGCTGACCGCCGGTTTATGGAGCGCCGGATCGCTCAACGGCATCACCTGGGCCAAAAGTCTGCCCGTGTTGGGCCTGATTATTCTGGCGTGGATGCTGGCGGCGTTGCTTTCGCGACGAATGCATTTGCTTGAAATGGGCGACGATATGGCGCGTGCGCTGGGCGTGCCTATAGAGCGCACGCGGCTGTGGCTCATGCTGGCGGGTGTCGGACTGACGGCCGCCGCTACCGCCGTCGCCGGTCCCATTTCCTTTATCGCGCTGGTATCCCCGCAAATTGCCCGCCGGTTGTGTCCCAATCAGTCACAGCCGCTGCTGATTGCGGGTCTGACCGGCGCACTGCTGTTGCTAGCCGCCGACGTCGCCACCCAGCGCCTTTTCCTTCCTTATCAGTTACCTGTAGGTGTATTGACCGTGAGCCTCGGCGGCATTTACCTGATTGGATTATTAATTCGTGAGTCTCGCAAAAAATGA
- the fepD gene encoding Fe(3+)-siderophore ABC transporter permease — protein sequence MLLAVGLLAIVILLSLLIGAKSVPLHTVSAVLQGQCALLPDCVIIRDARLPRTLAGLLAGVALGLSGALMQILTRNPLADPGILGVNAGAGFAVVVGMTFFGATDVSQYLWFAFAGALIATLIVALIGAVGGGKVSPIRLTLAGVALGAVLEGFSSGLSLLNPLVFDQLRFWQAGSLDIRSMAVIRVVTLPIVSGAVLALLMTRALNNLSMGSDLATALGTRIVPTQLCGLLAVTLLCGSATAAVGPIAFVGLIMPHIARHLAGTDPRWILPWTLVLTPILLLTADIAGRLLVPGELRVSIVTAFIGAPVLIILVRNRHLMKRS from the coding sequence ATGCTGCTGGCCGTTGGCCTGCTGGCCATAGTGATTTTATTAAGTCTGTTGATTGGCGCGAAATCTGTTCCGCTGCACACGGTAAGCGCGGTATTACAAGGCCAATGTGCCCTGTTGCCCGACTGCGTGATCATCCGCGATGCGCGCCTGCCTCGCACACTGGCCGGGCTGCTGGCGGGCGTGGCATTGGGGCTTTCCGGGGCGCTGATGCAAATTCTGACCCGCAATCCGCTGGCCGATCCCGGCATTCTGGGCGTTAATGCCGGTGCCGGTTTTGCCGTGGTGGTGGGTATGACCTTTTTTGGCGCGACCGACGTCAGCCAGTATTTGTGGTTTGCGTTTGCCGGTGCGCTGATAGCGACGCTGATAGTCGCGCTGATCGGTGCGGTGGGCGGCGGTAAAGTCAGCCCGATCCGCCTGACGCTGGCCGGCGTGGCGCTCGGCGCGGTGCTGGAAGGTTTTTCGTCCGGCCTCTCTTTACTCAATCCGCTGGTGTTTGATCAGTTGCGTTTCTGGCAGGCCGGTTCACTGGATATTCGCAGTATGGCGGTGATCCGCGTCGTAACGCTGCCGATCGTCAGTGGCGCTGTTCTCGCGCTGCTGATGACCCGCGCACTCAATAACCTGAGCATGGGCAGCGATCTCGCCACCGCGCTCGGCACCCGAATTGTGCCAACCCAGCTTTGCGGTCTGCTGGCCGTGACCCTGTTGTGCGGCAGCGCCACGGCGGCGGTCGGGCCGATTGCCTTTGTCGGACTGATTATGCCGCACATCGCCCGGCATCTGGCCGGAACGGATCCGCGCTGGATATTGCCGTGGACGCTGGTGCTGACACCCATTTTGTTGCTGACGGCGGACATCGCGGGGAGGCTGCTGGTGCCGGGTGAACTGCGTGTTTCCATCGTGACGGCGTTTATCGGCGCGCCGGTGCTGATTATTCTGGTGCGAAACCGGCACCTGATGAAGCGGAGCTGA